A region from the Saccharomonospora azurea NA-128 genome encodes:
- the gcvP gene encoding aminomethyl-transferring glycine dehydrogenase, whose translation MSVSPASSVSSVPPSTSAFASRHIGPGPAEQAKMVAECGFGSVDALVAAAVPTAIRTDGELRLPAPASEEQAIAELRELARRNRPMTQMIGLGYYDTVTPAVIRRNVLENPAWYTAYTPYQPEISQGRLEALLNFQTAVSDLTGLTTANASLLDEGTAVAEAVMLMKRASKSKSDRVVVDAECLPQTIAVVRTRAQAVGVEVDVRDLSQGLPEDFFGVVVQYPGASGVLREPDFYRRIGEAAKEVKALYCMAADLLALTLLTSPGEFGADLAAGTTQRFGVPLGYGGPHAGYLAVRAGLERSLPGRLVGVSIDTDGAPAYRLALQTREQHIRREKATSNICTAQVLLAVMASMYAVYHGPDGLRRIAERVHGHAVALADALRSGGVEVVHDHFFDTVLARVPGRADEVLAAAREAGVNLGGVDADHVRVACDEVTAPEVLAAVLGAFGVQATPQAASRTAFPSGLERTGEYLTHEVFHSYRSETAMLRYLRRLADSDYALDRGMIPLGSCTMKLNATTEMEPITWPEFANIHPFAPAEDSEGYRELVAQLSRWLAEVTGYDNVSLQPNAGSQGELAGLLAIRAYHRANGQPERDVCLIPSSAHGTNAASAVLAGMRVVVVSCTADGDVDLDDLRAKVDAHRDTLSAIMVTYPSTHGVYETGIRELAEIVHDAGGQVYVDGANLNALLGLAKPGEFGGDVSHLNLHKTFCIPHGGGGPGVGPVAVRAHLAPYLPNHPLAPEAGPETGVGPISAAPFGSASILPISWAYVRMMGAPGLTDATKVAVLSANYVAARLAPHYPVLYTGQDGLVAHECILDLRGLTKQTGVTVDDVAKRLIDYGFHAPTMSFPVPGTLMVEPTESEDLTELDRFCDAMIAIRREIDEVANGTWSVEDSPLRNAPHTAEQLAGDWTLPYDRRTAVYPGRTSPKGKYWAPVRRIEGAYGDRNLVCSCPPVSSYESAGSVS comes from the coding sequence ATGTCCGTGTCACCCGCGTCGTCCGTGTCGTCCGTGCCACCGTCGACGTCGGCGTTCGCCTCCCGGCACATCGGCCCGGGGCCTGCCGAACAGGCCAAGATGGTGGCCGAGTGCGGCTTCGGCAGTGTCGACGCGCTCGTGGCGGCCGCCGTGCCCACCGCGATCCGCACCGACGGTGAGTTGCGGCTGCCCGCACCCGCGTCGGAGGAGCAGGCGATCGCCGAGCTGCGCGAACTCGCACGCCGCAACCGCCCCATGACCCAGATGATCGGACTGGGCTACTACGACACCGTCACCCCGGCTGTCATCCGCCGCAACGTGCTGGAGAACCCCGCCTGGTACACGGCCTACACGCCGTACCAGCCGGAGATCTCGCAGGGGCGGCTGGAGGCGCTGCTGAACTTCCAGACCGCCGTCTCCGACCTCACGGGCCTGACGACCGCGAACGCGTCCCTGCTCGACGAGGGCACGGCCGTGGCCGAGGCCGTGATGCTGATGAAGCGCGCGTCGAAGTCGAAGTCCGACAGGGTGGTCGTCGACGCCGAGTGCCTGCCGCAGACGATCGCGGTGGTGCGCACCCGGGCGCAGGCGGTGGGCGTCGAGGTCGACGTCCGCGACCTGTCGCAGGGGCTGCCCGAGGACTTCTTCGGTGTCGTCGTGCAGTACCCGGGTGCGTCCGGTGTGCTGCGCGAGCCCGACTTCTACCGCCGGATCGGTGAGGCGGCCAAGGAGGTCAAGGCGCTCTACTGCATGGCCGCCGACCTGCTCGCCCTCACCCTGCTCACCTCGCCCGGTGAGTTCGGCGCGGACCTCGCGGCCGGCACCACCCAGCGCTTCGGCGTGCCGCTCGGCTACGGCGGCCCGCACGCCGGCTACCTCGCCGTGCGTGCCGGGTTGGAACGGTCGCTGCCCGGCAGGCTCGTCGGCGTCTCGATCGACACCGACGGCGCCCCCGCCTACCGGCTCGCGCTGCAGACACGCGAGCAGCACATCCGGCGGGAGAAGGCCACGAGCAACATCTGCACCGCTCAGGTCCTGCTCGCCGTGATGGCGTCGATGTACGCCGTGTACCACGGCCCCGACGGGCTCCGGCGCATCGCCGAGCGCGTTCACGGCCACGCGGTCGCGCTGGCCGACGCCCTGCGCTCCGGCGGCGTCGAGGTCGTGCACGACCACTTCTTCGACACCGTGCTCGCGCGCGTGCCCGGCCGCGCCGACGAGGTGCTGGCCGCCGCCCGCGAAGCCGGGGTGAACCTCGGTGGCGTCGACGCCGACCACGTGCGGGTGGCGTGCGACGAGGTGACGGCCCCGGAGGTGCTGGCCGCGGTGCTCGGCGCGTTCGGCGTCCAGGCCACGCCGCAGGCGGCCTCGCGGACGGCGTTCCCGTCCGGTCTCGAACGCACCGGCGAGTACCTCACCCACGAGGTCTTCCACTCCTACCGGTCGGAGACCGCGATGCTGCGCTACCTGCGCAGGCTCGCCGACTCGGACTACGCGCTCGACCGCGGCATGATCCCGCTCGGTTCGTGCACGATGAAGCTCAACGCCACCACCGAGATGGAGCCGATCACCTGGCCGGAGTTCGCGAACATCCACCCGTTCGCGCCCGCCGAGGACTCCGAGGGCTACCGCGAGCTCGTCGCGCAGCTGTCCCGCTGGCTGGCCGAGGTCACCGGCTACGACAACGTCTCGCTGCAACCCAACGCGGGCAGCCAGGGCGAGCTCGCCGGGTTGCTGGCGATCCGCGCCTACCACCGCGCGAACGGGCAGCCCGAGCGCGACGTGTGCCTCATCCCGTCGTCGGCGCACGGCACCAACGCGGCGTCGGCCGTGCTGGCCGGGATGCGCGTGGTCGTCGTCTCGTGCACGGCGGACGGCGACGTGGACCTCGACGACCTGCGAGCCAAGGTCGACGCCCACCGCGACACGCTGTCCGCGATCATGGTCACCTACCCGTCCACGCACGGCGTGTACGAGACCGGCATCCGCGAGCTGGCCGAGATCGTGCACGACGCGGGCGGTCAGGTCTACGTCGACGGCGCGAACCTCAACGCGTTGCTCGGGCTGGCCAAGCCGGGCGAGTTCGGTGGCGACGTCTCGCACCTGAACCTGCACAAGACGTTCTGCATCCCCCACGGCGGTGGCGGGCCCGGCGTCGGACCCGTCGCCGTGCGCGCCCACCTCGCGCCGTACCTGCCGAACCACCCGCTCGCGCCCGAGGCCGGTCCGGAGACCGGCGTCGGACCGATCTCGGCGGCACCGTTCGGATCGGCGTCGATCCTGCCGATCTCCTGGGCGTACGTGCGCATGATGGGGGCGCCGGGACTCACCGACGCGACGAAGGTCGCCGTGTTGAGCGCCAACTACGTCGCCGCGCGCCTCGCCCCGCACTACCCGGTGCTCTACACCGGACAGGACGGGCTGGTGGCCCACGAGTGCATCCTCGACCTGCGCGGGCTGACCAAGCAGACCGGCGTCACCGTCGACGACGTCGCCAAGCGGCTCATCGACTACGGCTTCCACGCGCCGACCATGTCGTTCCCCGTGCCCGGCACGCTCATGGTGGAGCCCACCGAGAGCGAGGACCTCACCGAACTCGACCGGTTCTGCGACGCGATGATCGCCATCCGCCGCGAGATCGACGAGGTCGCGAACGGCACCTGGTCGGTGGAGGACAGCCCGCTGCGCAACGCGCCGCACACGGCCGAGCAGCTCGCCGGGGACTGGACCCTGCCCTACGACCGGCGCACCGCCGTGTACCCGGGCCGCACCTCGCCGAAGGGCAAGTACTGGGCCCCGGTGCGGCGCATCGAAGGCGCCTACGGCGACCGCAATCTCGTCTGCTCCTGCCCGCCCGTCTCCTCCTACGAAAGCGCAGGTTCGGTGTCGTGA
- the gcvT gene encoding glycine cleavage system aminomethyltransferase GcvT, whose translation MTATSQPSTTPLHEVHAELGASFTEFAGWSMPVRYSSELAEHRAVREAAGQFDLSHMGEIEVSGPEAGRALDYALIGNLSGMSVGRARYTMLCDVDGGVLDDLVVYRLDEERYLVVANAGNAALVADALRERSEKFDATVTDVSERTALIAVQGPASAAIVAEATGAELDSLRYFASMRASVGEHEVLLARTGYTGEDGFELFIDTGGSGADAAVATWRRLAEIGASRGLLPAGLACRDTLRLEAGMPLYGNELTRARTPFHANMGRMVKFDKPGDFVGRSALERVGEPDGVLVGLRGEGRRAPRHGYRVLDGDREVGEVTSGALSPTLGYPIAMAYVTCDVAESGTSLSVDIRGRAAAVEVVSLPFYKRPSTKG comes from the coding sequence GTGACCGCAACATCCCAGCCGTCGACCACCCCGTTGCACGAGGTGCACGCGGAGCTCGGAGCGTCGTTCACCGAGTTCGCGGGCTGGTCGATGCCCGTCCGGTACTCCAGTGAGCTGGCCGAGCACCGCGCCGTACGCGAGGCGGCCGGGCAGTTCGACCTCTCCCACATGGGCGAGATCGAGGTGAGCGGCCCCGAGGCGGGCCGCGCGTTGGACTACGCGCTGATCGGCAACCTGTCGGGCATGTCGGTCGGTCGCGCCCGCTACACGATGCTGTGCGACGTCGACGGCGGCGTGCTCGACGACCTCGTCGTCTACCGCCTCGACGAGGAGCGCTACCTCGTGGTCGCCAACGCGGGCAACGCGGCACTCGTGGCCGACGCCCTGCGCGAGCGGAGCGAGAAGTTCGACGCCACGGTCACCGACGTCAGCGAGCGCACGGCGCTCATCGCCGTGCAGGGACCCGCGTCGGCGGCCATCGTGGCCGAGGCCACCGGCGCCGAGCTCGACTCGCTGCGCTACTTCGCGAGTATGCGCGCCTCCGTCGGCGAGCACGAGGTGCTGCTCGCGCGCACCGGCTACACGGGCGAGGACGGCTTCGAGCTGTTCATCGACACGGGTGGCAGCGGCGCCGACGCCGCTGTCGCCACATGGCGGCGGCTCGCCGAGATCGGCGCCTCCCGCGGACTGCTGCCCGCGGGGCTGGCCTGCCGCGACACGCTGCGGCTGGAAGCCGGCATGCCGCTCTACGGCAACGAGTTGACCCGCGCACGCACCCCGTTCCACGCGAACATGGGCCGCATGGTGAAGTTCGACAAGCCCGGCGACTTCGTGGGCCGCTCCGCGCTGGAGCGTGTCGGCGAGCCCGACGGCGTGCTCGTGGGCCTGCGTGGCGAAGGTCGGCGTGCCCCTCGTCACGGCTACCGTGTCCTCGACGGCGACCGCGAGGTCGGCGAGGTCACGAGTGGCGCGCTGTCTCCGACGCTCGGCTACCCGATCGCGATGGCCTACGTCACGTGTGACGTCGCCGAGTCCGGAACGTCCCTGTCCGTCGACATCCGCGGCCGTGCGGCCGCCGTCGAGGTCGTGTCCCTGCCCTTCTACAAGCGCCCCTCCACGAAAGGCTGA
- the gcvH gene encoding glycine cleavage system protein GcvH, whose product MSQTQPNIPQDLRYSREHEWIRTGSDDVVTIGVTAFAAESLGDVVFVQLPEAGSTVTAGEVCGEIESTKSVSELYAPVTGEVVEVNESVVDSPETVNADPYDAGWLFTVRAESVPELLDADAYAALIQEG is encoded by the coding sequence TTGTCCCAGACGCAACCCAACATTCCGCAGGACCTGCGCTACAGCCGCGAGCACGAATGGATCCGTACGGGCAGTGACGACGTCGTGACGATCGGCGTCACCGCGTTCGCCGCCGAGTCACTCGGCGACGTGGTCTTCGTCCAGCTCCCCGAGGCGGGTAGTACCGTCACAGCGGGTGAGGTGTGCGGCGAGATCGAGTCGACCAAGTCCGTCAGCGAGTTGTACGCGCCGGTGACCGGTGAGGTCGTCGAGGTCAACGAGTCCGTCGTGGACTCGCCCGAGACCGTCAACGCCGACCCCTACGACGCGGGCTGGCTGTTCACGGTCCGCGCCGAGTCGGTGCCCGAGCTGCTCGACGCCGACGCCTATGCCGCGCTGATTCAGGAGGGCTGA
- the glyA gene encoding serine hydroxymethyltransferase — protein MNSFDADLATVDPEVATAVAAELHRQQSTLEMIASENFAPAGVLEAQGSVLTNKYAEGYPGRRYYGGCEHVDVVETLAIERAKELFGAEHANVQPHSGAQANAAAMVALLEPGDTILGLDLAHGGHLTHGMKLNFSGKLYNVVAYHVDNETGRVDMAEVERLATEHKPKLIIAGWSAYPRQLDFAEFRRIADAVGAKLMVDMAHFAGLVAAGLHPSPVPYADVVTTTTHKTLGGPRGGIVLSKQEYAKKINSAVFPGQQGGPLEHVIAGKAVALKIAASEEFRERQERVLAGATILAERLSADDCASAGVRVLTGGTDVHLVLVDLVNSELDGKQAEDRLHSIGITVNRNAVPFDPRPPMVTSGLRIGTPALATRGFGADDFAEVADIIATALQPGFSDATREELRSRVTTLAEKHPLYADLS, from the coding sequence ATGAACTCGTTCGACGCCGACCTCGCCACGGTCGACCCGGAGGTCGCCACGGCGGTCGCCGCCGAGCTGCATCGCCAGCAGTCGACACTGGAGATGATCGCGTCCGAGAACTTCGCGCCCGCCGGCGTTCTCGAGGCGCAGGGCTCTGTGCTCACCAACAAGTACGCCGAGGGGTACCCCGGCCGACGCTACTACGGCGGTTGTGAGCACGTCGACGTCGTCGAGACCCTCGCCATCGAGCGGGCCAAGGAGCTCTTCGGGGCCGAGCACGCCAACGTGCAGCCGCACTCGGGTGCGCAGGCCAACGCCGCCGCGATGGTCGCCCTGCTGGAGCCGGGCGACACCATCCTCGGTCTCGACCTCGCGCACGGCGGGCACCTCACGCACGGCATGAAGCTCAACTTCTCCGGCAAGCTCTACAACGTCGTCGCCTACCACGTCGACAACGAGACCGGCCGGGTCGACATGGCCGAGGTCGAGCGCCTCGCCACCGAGCACAAGCCGAAGCTGATCATCGCCGGGTGGTCGGCCTACCCGCGGCAGCTCGACTTCGCGGAGTTTCGGCGGATCGCCGACGCCGTGGGCGCCAAGCTCATGGTCGACATGGCGCACTTCGCGGGTCTGGTGGCGGCGGGTCTGCACCCGAGCCCCGTGCCCTACGCCGACGTCGTGACCACCACGACGCACAAGACGCTGGGCGGCCCGCGTGGCGGGATCGTGCTGTCGAAGCAGGAGTACGCCAAGAAGATCAACTCGGCGGTGTTCCCCGGCCAGCAGGGCGGGCCGCTGGAGCACGTCATCGCGGGCAAGGCCGTGGCGCTGAAGATCGCCGCGAGCGAGGAGTTCCGGGAGCGGCAGGAGCGCGTGCTCGCGGGCGCGACGATCCTCGCCGAGCGGCTGTCCGCGGACGACTGCGCCTCGGCGGGCGTCCGGGTGCTGACCGGCGGCACCGACGTGCACCTGGTGCTCGTGGACCTCGTGAACTCGGAGCTCGACGGCAAGCAGGCCGAGGACCGCCTGCACAGCATCGGTATCACGGTGAACCGCAACGCCGTGCCGTTCGACCCGCGTCCGCCGATGGTGACGTCGGGCCTGCGCATCGGCACGCCGGCGCTGGCCACGCGCGGTTTCGGTGCCGACGACTTCGCCGAGGTCGCCGACATCATCGCCACGGCGTTGCAGCCGGGCTTCTCCGACGCCACCCGCGAGGAGCTGCGCTCCCGCGTGACGACGCTCGCCGAGAAGCACCCGCTCTACGCCGACCTTTCCTGA
- a CDS encoding O-methyltransferase, giving the protein MNRDQWSAVDHYFAQQLAPHDDVLDATQRSAAEAGLPDIAVAANQGKLLHLLARLVDARRILEIGTLGGYSTIWLARALPADGRVVTIEADPSHADVARRNIERAGLADRVDIRVGKALDVLPTLDSNPPVDLAFIDADKANNPHYVRWALDLARPGSVIVVDNVVRGGRVTDADSDDPSVRGTREAIELLRDEPRLDATALQTVGVKGYDGLAIALVTS; this is encoded by the coding sequence ATGAACCGAGACCAGTGGTCCGCCGTCGACCACTACTTCGCTCAGCAGCTCGCCCCGCACGACGACGTCCTCGACGCCACACAGCGGTCGGCCGCGGAGGCGGGGCTGCCCGACATCGCCGTGGCGGCGAACCAGGGGAAACTGCTGCACCTGCTCGCCCGCCTCGTGGACGCCCGCCGCATCCTGGAGATCGGCACCCTGGGCGGCTACTCGACCATCTGGCTCGCCCGGGCCCTGCCCGCCGACGGACGGGTCGTGACGATCGAGGCCGATCCCAGCCACGCCGACGTCGCGCGGCGCAACATCGAACGCGCCGGACTGGCGGACCGCGTGGACATCCGGGTCGGGAAGGCGCTCGACGTGCTGCCCACGCTCGACTCCAACCCGCCGGTCGACCTGGCGTTCATCGACGCCGACAAGGCCAACAACCCGCACTACGTGCGGTGGGCGTTGGACCTCGCACGGCCCGGCAGCGTGATCGTCGTGGACAACGTCGTGCGCGGAGGCCGGGTGACGGACGCGGACAGCGACGATCCCTCCGTGCGCGGCACACGGGAGGCGATCGAGCTGCTGCGCGACGAGCCACGGCTCGACGCCACCGCGCTCCAGACCGTGGGCGTCAAGGGTTACGACGGGCTCGCCATCGCCCTCGTCACGTCCTGA
- a CDS encoding multidrug effflux MFS transporter, with the protein MAARTAVNEVRTTTSTHSTPPGPTSRPPRTARYALLLGGLTAFGPLSIDMYLPALPVMASELRSTDTQLQLTLAVFLVGLGIGQLVAGPLSDAFGRRRPLLVGVVVFAAASAVAALSPSVPALIAARAVQALGAATGMVIARAAVRDLYSGVAMARFFSTLMLVTGVAPVLAPLLGGQLLRWTSWRGIFVALTAFGIVLLVVAALALPETLPRHHRRSARLGPIARTYAALLSDRIFVGHALTVGLAFAAMFAYISGSSFVLQHTYGLTPAEYGLVFGLNGLGLVLVGQINGRLVSRFAPRTLLRTGLAMATAGGLGVVAAAATDASLPLLLVPLFVTISSVGMVGPNATTLALTDHPDSAGSASALLGLVQFLVGGGTSPIVGLLGGSALAMAAVMATATAAALVVSVSLTRAASSHEIGRIDHQDR; encoded by the coding sequence GTGGCCGCGCGCACGGCGGTGAACGAGGTTCGGACGACGACATCCACCCACTCGACCCCACCGGGGCCGACCTCTCGACCTCCTCGCACCGCCCGCTACGCGCTGCTGCTCGGCGGGCTCACCGCGTTCGGGCCGCTGTCCATCGACATGTACCTGCCCGCGCTCCCCGTGATGGCGAGTGAACTGCGCTCCACCGACACGCAGCTGCAGCTCACGCTCGCCGTGTTCCTCGTGGGGCTCGGCATCGGTCAGCTCGTCGCCGGACCGCTGTCCGACGCCTTCGGCCGGCGCAGACCACTGCTCGTCGGTGTGGTGGTGTTCGCCGCGGCGTCCGCGGTCGCGGCCCTCAGCCCGTCCGTGCCCGCGCTGATCGCCGCCAGAGCGGTGCAGGCGCTGGGCGCGGCCACCGGCATGGTGATCGCGCGGGCAGCGGTGCGCGACCTCTACTCGGGTGTCGCGATGGCGCGCTTCTTCTCCACCCTCATGCTCGTGACCGGCGTCGCGCCGGTCCTCGCGCCTCTGCTCGGGGGACAACTGCTGCGCTGGACGTCGTGGCGCGGCATCTTCGTGGCTCTCACCGCGTTCGGGATCGTGCTCCTCGTGGTCGCCGCCCTCGCGTTGCCCGAGACGCTCCCCCGGCACCACCGCCGTTCCGCCCGGCTCGGCCCCATCGCCCGCACGTACGCGGCACTGCTGTCCGACCGGATCTTCGTCGGGCACGCGCTCACCGTGGGCCTGGCCTTCGCCGCGATGTTCGCCTACATCTCCGGCTCCAGCTTCGTGCTCCAACACACGTACGGCCTCACCCCCGCCGAGTACGGCCTCGTGTTCGGGCTCAACGGGCTCGGCCTCGTGCTGGTCGGGCAGATCAACGGCAGGCTGGTCAGCCGCTTCGCCCCCAGGACACTGCTGCGCACCGGCCTCGCGATGGCCACCGCCGGCGGGCTCGGCGTCGTGGCGGCCGCGGCGACGGACGCGTCGTTGCCGCTGCTGCTCGTGCCGCTGTTCGTCACCATCTCGTCCGTGGGCATGGTCGGGCCGAACGCCACCACGCTCGCTTTGACCGACCATCCCGACTCGGCAGGGTCGGCCTCCGCCCTGCTGGGCCTGGTGCAGTTCCTCGTCGGCGGCGGCACGTCCCCGATCGTCGGGCTGCTCGGCGGGTCGGCGCTCGCGATGGCGGCCGTGATGGCGACGGCCACCGCAGCAGCGCTGGTGGTGTCCGTGTCGCTCACGCGGGCGGCGTCGTCGCACGAAATCGGTCGAATCGATCACCAGGACCGGTGA
- a CDS encoding metal-sensitive transcriptional regulator, whose translation MRKADPETQRRILNRLKRARGQLDGVIAAVENDGSCRDIVTQLAAVSTALDRAGFTIVSNAMKYCITDPEEAAEVEDGLTTEELEKLFLALS comes from the coding sequence ATGAGGAAAGCAGACCCTGAGACTCAACGACGGATCCTCAACCGGCTCAAACGCGCTCGCGGTCAGCTCGACGGCGTCATCGCGGCCGTCGAGAACGACGGCTCCTGCCGGGACATCGTCACCCAGCTCGCCGCCGTCTCGACCGCCCTCGACAGAGCAGGCTTCACGATCGTGTCCAACGCCATGAAGTACTGCATCACCGATCCCGAGGAAGCCGCCGAGGTCGAGGACGGCCTGACGACCGAGGAACTGGAGAAGCTGTTCCTCGCACTGTCGTGA